The sequence below is a genomic window from Coffea arabica cultivar ET-39 chromosome 4c, Coffea Arabica ET-39 HiFi, whole genome shotgun sequence.
GTTGCACACTCATAACACATTCCATCAATACCTAAGTGGCTCATCAATGACaactttaaatgtattaaaaTGATAAATTATTAGTAGTTAAGGGATATTCCAGTAATTACACCAACGCACAAGCATATGTAGGTTGTACAACATGTAAAAACGGTTGCACACTCATAACACATTCCATCAATACCCAAATGGATCATCAATGAGaactttaaatgtattaaaaTAGGGTCATTTCAGTAAACATATCCAAATACAAGCTTCGTTAAGTTGTACATAAAGCTTTTAAGCTAATGCATAATATTAAGGATTCCCAAAATAACCCCACCCTTACGGTTGAAATCTTTGCcctaaactcattcttatatagtataaggatattGATACAAATATTGAGGCAAATAATAAGAGAAGCAATGACAAAATGTTTCTTTCTTTGTAAAACTCACACAACTTATAACATGAAATTACTCTATTTATAGAGTTTAAACCAACTCCACTAACTATTCCACTAACTGCACTCACTCCACTAGCAACTCCACTAACTCCACTAAGTACTCCACTAATCTCACTAGTTATTTCACTAACTCTACTAATTAGGTAGCATAAACAAATATGATTAATTAACAACGGTAAATATTTCTAACATATATATCCAGTAAATgcaagttttaaaaaaatgtattcagtGAAACATAATTTTTAGACAATAAACgtctacaaaaaaaataataaaaaatgcatTCTGCGAATACAACTTTTTCAATAAACATTGCATTTAAAGAAAATTTCTTTGGGAAGACCTTTGAGAATTTGTTTTAAAAACTCGCGCTCTTTGAGAATCTATTGTTCCAAACCTCATAATAGACAGATCAGCCTATTTAAATCTCACAAAAACGAAGTCGTGATGAAATGAAGCAGGCCAATTACTTTTCCCAGACATTTGGACCTTTACATTGGTGGGTTGGGCCACGAACCCGTAGAGATAAATACAGTACAGCTAACCATTCGGCCCATGTTAAGAGAATGCGAAGGCGTTCATCCTCACTCCTCAGTTGTAAAACCGGCGGCAACGGAGTGTCGTTTTCGTTTGTAGCTGGAATAACATTCCCAAGAACTTTAATCCCCATGAGTGCTGGtaagctctctctctctatgcTTTTccatcatagtatttgccattTTCATTGGAGATGACGGTGTCGACTATGTGGCCAATTGGGATCACCTAGATTGTACCAATTATTATGAATATTTGGCTTTGACTATGATGAAGCAGTACCTGAATATTTGCGCCACATAAATTTGTTTTATTAGCTGTTCTACGTATTTGAAGCTTGAAATACAGCATTTTTGTTTACGTGTTacacttgaattttatttgcttatatgCTGTATTGAGCTACTTTGATTAAATTCTGACttcgtctttttctttttgtttgaagTTGATCTTATTCTTAGTTGGGTTCGAGATAAAGTTTTGTTTTGAAGCAACCCCTGTCGAAAATTTTGCTATTTAGCTGCTTTTTTCCATGAAGATTGGTCTGGAGGGTGAAAaagattagttttttttttaatcagaaCTTTCGCTTTTGTGATTGCTCTCTTGAAAGAAATTTGAATTTGGAACAGATGTGGTCATAGTGGAAGAGTCGGTTAATATTTCAGGACACTCTATTTTGTCTTCTTGATTGACATTAGTTACTCCCATAAAGGGGTAGATGCTGGATTTCTTTACATGGTGTAGAAATATTCCCGTCTCATACCATATCAATCTCCAGGTTAAGGCTTAAACGTGCAACTTACAGCTTAAATGTGCCTTTCTTTGCATTTTGCTTTGCAGGTGGTGCATTTGGTGGAAATAGAGGAGTAAGGCCTGTACCACCTGAAAAAGGAGTTTTCCCTTTAGACCACATGCATTTATGTGATCAGGTATGGCCATTTAACTATGTCTTTTGGTTATCATTTGTGTATTTCAGGTTGCTAATCGTTTAAATATTGTAAAAGTTAGTTATGTAAATCCTTAGCCCTCTGAATTGTTTCAGGAGAAGAAAGAATATATCAGTTGCCTTAAATCTTCTGGGCATAAATCTGAAAAATGCCGTCACCTCTCAAAGATGTATTTGCAATGTCGTATGGAAAAGTAAGTAATCTGCTTCTTTGACAATATGGACCTCTTAATCTGTTTCTAAATTCCCGTATGaggtatttgatttttttttttttttttttgggtttgaaatttttttttttttgggtttgaaaAAATCATTCAGCAATCTGTTTTAGTTTTTGGGCTCAATGTTGCACTATCTGCTACAGTTAACTTCATTAGTCCCATGTTGACATAGATATTTCTGCCCAAACCTTTGGACTGACTGGAGTCACTCTGAAAGAaagttttttgccttttttttttgtaaatagttttttttttggccattaTTACTACACCTGAACTACTAATTTTCTTTAGTCAATTGAACCTACGAGGCTTTCTCAGCTTCTTGTGTTCTGCAGACCATTTCTACCTTCAACACTAGCCATTTCAATTGCGAATATCCGTTTGTGATGGCTGATTCATAATGTGAAAGTCTGAACACTTTCCTGGATATAATTTGCCTCTCTATCCATTTGAATGACAATACACACTCAAACCAGTAGTGAAGATCGCTTGTTATGCGTTTCATTGTTTAGAAGTacctatttcatgatttttgtacCATTCAACCCTAATTTTTTCCTCCTAATTCAACAGACAAGAAGCTAATCTTGTGTAGTCATCCAGGGAATCATTCAAATCAAATCCTGTGCATTTCAAGAAGTGTATCAATTTCTTATGCATCAAATACACAGTGATACTGTTCCTGGATAATTTCCTGTCAAAGAAGATCACTTTTTTATAGATAGAAATGATTCCAGCTCAGCTGCCCTTGTGCTTCCCACAGCTACTCTTGAGTTTGTCTGGGTTGTTTTGAATCTTTATTGGACCTCTGCTCAAAAGATTATCCCCTCCTGTCTCTAGTTCCAAGTTTTCATTGTCAATCTAGAAGCAGAAAAAGACTAGATATGAGCCAATAAACTCTTGCCCATGTTTGGAAGAATTTATTGTACTGCCCTGTCAATTAGTGCATCATTTTCGTTTAATGACTATTATCTCAGGTAGACATATGACTCCTGCCCTCCATTTGCATTGCTATTGCTAGATGTTGTGATCTTGGAGAAAAGGCATAAAACTACTTTATTTTCCTATTCCTGCAGCCTGGCTCGGGACTTGAGTCATTGATACTGCTATGAAATTGGTCTTTGAGGGAACTGGATGGCTTGAGGTATTTCATATAGCCAACCGTATCAATGTGAAAATCTTGAAACAGATTAAAAAGAATTACGACCAACACCAGCTTATTCAATTTGTAAGCCTAGTTAAAGAGATGTCGTAAGACAACTAAATCTGGAGGATACAATAGCTTAATGTCCCTGCTACATGCCAATCAAGAGGACAAGCAAAgtagaagagaggaaagaaatggaaatttttTGTGTTGCACGCTTCCTTTCTACATGATTTGTTTTTCTGAATAAATTCAGCTCTATATGAACCCAGGGAACTGTTGGCTTTACAAGTAATTCTTGTGTGGGATATGGCATGCAGGAACTTGATGGCGAAGCAAGACATGTCAGAACTTGGATTCAGAAAGGAGAGCGATGTGGAAGCCTTACGAGATGGAAGTAGAAATGGTAGCTTAGATGACTGAGGAACTTCATTGCTGGGCTCTAACGGGACAATTGCTCACCGAAGATAGAATTTCCTGACTTTTTTGTATCATTACAGCACTGCTTTGCTGTATTATTACAGTACTGCTTTGCTGTAAAATTGTGCATATCGTGCCCATAAGGTTTCTGGTCCTTTGACATGTTAGTAATTTGTTGGAAGATTTAAGGTGAAACTGTTGagttttttaatcttttcatgtTTTGTTGCATTTACTATTTCGTTTTGCTCACCTTTTAAGTAATGCTAGAGATACAAGAAGTTGATCAGTTGATGATAGGTGCATCTATGCCATATATCTATCATTTTCTGATGTGGAAACCATGATGCTACAGCTTTacaaaactataaaataccCGAGAAACCCGAACTCTCCTACCGCCTCCCTCCCCCAACCACCCCCCGCCCTCTCTTCTCGGCTTCCCGAAACACATATAAGCAGGATAAAAACTCACGTATTGCACAACTTCTTTTGGCCATTCTAGAGTAGTCGCTAACCAGAAAAGACGGGGTTGAAGGAGAAAAGGAGGTGGGGAAGATACAATGATGAGATAAGAATTCAAGATTAGCCTAACAGCCATCAGGGACCAGAATAAGAAGTAAGCTACGAGGCTTTTTATAATGATGGAATCAGCCCCAAATGTTTGGCGTACAATAATTAATAATAGCAGTGATGTGTGATTCTGAAGGATCCGCACAAATCAACTTGGTGCAACTCAATTTAAGGACCTTATTGGATAAATCTTGGCGCTTGATTGCAGCAGCTCACTAAAACGCAAATATCGTCGAACAAGAAATCGACCGTATTGGATAAATCTCGTCGCTTGACAGCAACAGCTCACTAGAAGGCAAATGTCGTAGAACAAGAAATCGATCAGACATTGTTTGGGTGCTGGTGGGGGAGTTAAATTCAAGAACTTCTACATACTTGTTCAGAGAAGTAGATAgtaatatttttgtttaaattcAAGAACTTCCACATGCTTCCACAGAAAAAATACAAAGTATTGTTATTGTTTAGTTAAATTCACTCATATTCTCTCTCTCTGTACCTCGATGGCTTCGCTTGAGCATAGTTGTTTATATACCAATCTTGGGTTGGTTCCATTTTCTTCGTTTTTTCGTCTCCAGCTCCATGGCTTCCCCTCTACCCCTGCGACCTGCCCTATTTCACAAGGACCACAGCCTGTAAGCTCTCTTTTTAAACTACATTCTAATCAGCGAGTTTACTTCGTCATTTCACTGTTAAAAACAACATAATAAGAACTTTTTGGCATCTAAAAGGTGAAATGTTCTGCTTATTCCTACTTTAGTCAGCTGGAGTTCTTGCAGTCAATGTGCTCGCTTTAGCTTAGTTCAGATGATTTCTGATCATCAGCTCATGCCAAAAGACAACGTTTCCATGATGCAGTCAAAGTTATTTCTATTTGTTGAAAGGATCTGATAGAGCATTCTAATTCCATGGCGATGTATTGTTCGCCATTTAAGTTTGGATCTGAACCTAATTGACAATTGTTCATAGAAAAATCATGAGCTTTCATAGCATGGTGAGCACTCGTAGTTTTGTAGATAACTGAAAGTTGAGATAAGGAGCAGTTTTAATATGCTATTTAGGATGCCATTAAGCTGGTATCCAATTGCTGTTAAGGATTTAATTAGAGTCACCAGATTGAGAGACAAGGCACAGGACTAATCCATAAATTTAAGTTGTCTCCATCTCAAACTCCAGGATACTTCACTCTGATTCTTATTTTTGTATTGCAGAATATCTGCAATACCTAAGTCCAGAGCACCATGTCAATCAAAGGTAGTTAACACGAAAGACCAAGAGAATCATGGTCCAGCAAGAACTTCCATTTCTCATGGGTTCCAGTTTCCATGTTGTAGATCAACAATCCAAACAGCTTCACAAAAACTGATACCTCCAGGAGTTTTATCATCCATGGGATCAGCCCCTGAATCTGATCACCTGATCACAGACGATGAACCTTTTGTAGATAGGGCTAATAatcatgaaatggaattcactcGGGTGAATTGTCTTGTATGGGTATTGCATGAATCTGCCAGAGGTTTTTCGCTTGCTATACAGGCGCTTGAGTTGGCAAGGACTGGGCCAGAGCTTGCAATGGCATGGAGAGGAGTTGATGTGCATGCCTGGCATAAAAACATGGCATATCAGGTATGTCAAAATGGAACAGGAATATGCCCAAATAGAGAAAGGGTAATAAATATTTcggaagaaagaaaatatttgaAACATTAGAGTTGGGTGATACATATAAGATCTAGCGATCTACTTTGTTTAAATTACCATTTGACTAATAATCATAATCGCCTCCATTTACTGTGTTGGAGATGTACCAGAATCATTGATATTTGGAAGTCAAATATCATCTGATGAGGACTCGAAAAACAACTACTTCGTTAATATGGTTGTACAGGTAGCAGTGTTTGCTTTGTTGAAAGC
It includes:
- the LOC140004557 gene encoding uncharacterized protein; translation: MRRRSSSLLSCKTGGNGVSFSFVAGITFPRTLIPMSAGGAFGGNRGVRPVPPEKGVFPLDHMHLCDQEKKEYISCLKSSGHKSEKCRHLSKMYLQCRMEKNLMAKQDMSELGFRKESDVEALRDGSRNGSLDD